The following are from one region of the Melospiza melodia melodia isolate bMelMel2 chromosome 16, bMelMel2.pri, whole genome shotgun sequence genome:
- the CDX4 gene encoding homeobox protein CDX-4, protein MYVSSLLEKEPSMYPGPARANNSLPVQNFVSAPAYSDYMGYHPVAALDSHGQPAPAWGSHYGPQREDWGAYGPGPSSAAPAAHINGSSPGQGSYSSADYSSLHPAAAAAPLPPVDTIHAQQISPNSQRHSSYEWMRKTVQTNTAGKTRTKEKYRVVYTDHQRLELEKEFHCNRYITIRRKSELAANLGLSERQVKIWFQNRRAKERKMIKKKISQFDGSGGSAQSDSGSLSPNELSNSLFPPPHAINGLQPNDIHQVIVSE, encoded by the exons ATGTACGTGAGCTCGCTCTTGGAGAAGGAGCCCAGCATGTACCCAGGACCTGCCAGGGCCAACAACAGCCTGCCCGTGCAGAACTTCGTGTCTGCCCCAGCCTACTCCGACTACATGGGATACCACCCCGTGGCAGCCCTGGACAGCCACGGGCAGCCGGCGCCCGCCTGGGGCTCCCACTACGGCCCCCAGCGCGAGGACTGGGGCGCCTACGGCCCAGGCCCTTCCAGCGCCGCGCCCGCTGCCCACATCAATGGCTCGTCCCCTGGCCAGGGCTCCTACAGCTCTGCTGACTACAGCTCACTGcaccccgctgctgctgctgcgcccTTACCTCCTGTAGATACAATCCATGCCCAGCAAATCTCTCCCAACAGCCAAAGGCACAGCTCTTATGAGTGGATGAGGAAAACCGTACAAACCAACACTGCTG GTAAAACAAGAACAAAAGAAAAGTACCGGGTTGTTTACACAGATCACCAGAGACTGGAACTAGAGAAGGAATTTCACTGCAACAGATACATTACAATCAGGAGGAAGTCAGAACTCGCAGCAAACCTGGGACTCTCCGAAAGACAG GTGAAAATCTGGTTCCAGAATCGCCgagcaaaagagagaaaaatgatCAAGAAGAAAATCTCGCAGTTCGATGGCAGCGGGGGCTCAGCTCAGAGTGACTCTGGATCCCTCAGTCCAAATGAACTGTCAAATTCTCTGTTCCCACCACCACATGCAATAAATGGATTACAGCCTAATGACATTCATCAAGTCATAGTTTCAGAATGA
- the CHIC1 gene encoding cysteine-rich hydrophobic domain-containing protein 1 encodes MSVLLPNMADFDTIYELEEEDEEEQDEPEPVVRSQELPRPRDAPDPVAVRGAGHITVFGLSNKFDTEFPSVLTGKVAPEEFKTSISRVNACLRKNLPVNVKWLLCGCLCCCCTLGCSLWPVVCLNKRTRRSIQKLLEWENNRLYHKLGLHWKLSKRKCETSNMMEYVILIEFLPKYPIFRPD; translated from the exons ATGAGCGTCCTGCTGCCCAATATGGCGGACTTCGACACGATCTacgagctggaggaggaggacgaggaggagcagGATGAGCCCGAGCCCGTGGTGCGGAGCCaggagctgccccggccccgcgaCGCGCCCGATCCCGTAGCGGTACGGGGCGCCGGGCACATCACCGT GTTTGGCTTGAGCAACAAGTTTGATACAGAATTTCCTTCTGTTCTGACAGGGAAG GTGGCCCCTGAGGAATTCAAGACCAGCATCAGCCGAGTGAACGCCTGCCTGAGGAAGAACCTCCCTGTCAATGTGAAGTGGCTGCTCTgtggctgcctgtgctgctgctgcaccctgggctgcagcctcTGGCCTGTGGTCTGTCTTAACAAAAGA ACTAGAAGATCAATTCAGAAGTTATTAGAATGGGAAAATAACAGACTATATCATAAG CTTGGTTTGCACTGGAAGCTGAGTAAAAGGAAATGTGAAACTAGCAATATGATGGAATAT GTAATATTAATAGAGTTCTTACCAAAATACCCCATATTTCGACCTGACTGA